A single genomic interval of Bacteroidia bacterium harbors:
- a CDS encoding sugar transferase has translation MNKKVQTFKYIVADFIAAAIAWGFFYTYRKIYIEPLKFGIPIKLEYNTEFYKGIIILPLLWLLFYFLLGTYKNVYRKSRLKEIGQTFLTSLIGVVLIFFAFLLDDSIISYKTYYKTITVLFSLQFSLTAIFRFILSSITNSKIKKRIIGFNTLLIGSNESAWNTYKEIESQKEASGNKFIGFVHLDTKNGFSNELGKKLPHLGEFKDIKKIISESAAEEVIIAIESSEHEAIRNIINEIEDTEVVVKIIPDMYDILSGSVKMTAIFGAPLIEISRERMPVWQQSFKRFFDVFVSLFVMIVFSPVYLIIAISVKMTSKGPVFYSHQRIGFGGKPFSIHKFRSMYTNAEAQGPALSSKNDSRITPVGKFLRKVRLDEIPQFYNVLIGEMSIVGPRPERQYFIDQIVQKAPHYKHLHSVRPGITSWGQVKYGYAENVDEMVERLKYDIIYIENMSLGVDFKILIYTVIIVVQGRGK, from the coding sequence ATGAATAAAAAAGTCCAGACGTTCAAGTATATCGTAGCCGATTTTATCGCAGCGGCAATTGCTTGGGGATTTTTTTACACGTATCGAAAAATTTATATTGAACCACTTAAATTCGGGATTCCTATAAAATTGGAATATAACACGGAATTTTATAAAGGAATTATCATTCTTCCTTTACTGTGGCTGCTTTTTTATTTTTTGTTGGGAACTTATAAAAATGTGTACCGTAAATCTCGTTTAAAGGAAATTGGACAAACATTTTTAACGAGCCTTATCGGCGTGGTGCTCATTTTTTTCGCTTTTTTGTTGGACGACAGCATTATTTCCTATAAAACGTATTACAAAACAATAACAGTTCTTTTCTCACTGCAATTTTCACTCACAGCCATTTTTCGATTTATTTTATCGAGTATTACAAATAGTAAAATAAAAAAGAGAATCATTGGTTTCAATACATTGCTTATCGGAAGCAATGAAAGTGCTTGGAATACCTATAAAGAAATTGAATCCCAGAAAGAAGCATCTGGAAATAAATTTATAGGCTTTGTTCATTTAGATACCAAAAATGGTTTCTCCAACGAATTAGGGAAAAAACTACCTCATTTGGGCGAATTTAAAGACATCAAAAAAATAATTTCTGAAAGCGCTGCCGAAGAAGTAATTATTGCCATCGAATCTTCTGAACACGAAGCTATTCGTAATATAATCAATGAGATAGAAGATACTGAAGTAGTTGTAAAAATTATTCCAGATATGTACGATATTCTATCAGGATCCGTAAAAATGACTGCGATATTTGGTGCGCCACTCATTGAGATTTCAAGAGAACGAATGCCTGTTTGGCAACAATCTTTTAAGCGGTTTTTTGATGTATTCGTTTCATTATTTGTGATGATTGTTTTTTCACCCGTTTATTTAATTATTGCCATTTCTGTTAAAATGACTTCGAAAGGTCCCGTTTTTTACAGTCATCAACGCATTGGATTTGGCGGAAAACCGTTTAGTATTCATAAATTTCGATCCATGTACACGAATGCAGAAGCGCAAGGACCAGCACTTTCCAGCAAAAATGATAGCCGGATTACGCCCGTGGGCAAATTTTTACGAAAAGTGCGTTTGGATGAAATTCCTCAGTTTTACAATGTGTTGATTGGAGAAATGTCGATTGTGGGTCCGCGTCCGGAACGTCAATATTTTATTGATCAAATTGTGCAAAAAGCGCCGCATTACAAGCATTTACATTCGGTACGACCTGGAATTACATCTTGGGGACAAGTAAAATACGGTTATGCGGAAAATGTGGACGAAATGGTGGAACGCCTTAAATATGATATTATTTACATCGAAAATATGTCATTAGGTGTTGATTTTAAAATACTTATCTATACAGTGATAATTGTTGTGCAAGGGCGCGGAAAATAA
- a CDS encoding energy transducer TonB: MKKYFFAFLNLFIFVACNNASDVNSVNYTEKKDTLIPKTIVHSDTSQKNNSIQTNSLKKSDSTVNKNRISDTSKIAKPVRPKMYPLMLNPKYPGGIAAEIQFIADNLQYPEKALKNNISGTVDVDFRIMQDGSVTDIRVRHGIGFGCDEEAMRVIQLMKGWQIGGRISVPYGLPVKFELPKK; this comes from the coding sequence ATGAAAAAATATTTTTTTGCCTTCTTAAATTTATTTATTTTTGTGGCTTGCAATAATGCAAGTGATGTAAATTCAGTGAATTACACAGAAAAAAAAGACACTTTAATTCCAAAAACAATTGTACATTCTGATACTTCTCAAAAAAATAATAGTATCCAAACAAATTCGCTTAAAAAATCAGATTCTACAGTAAATAAAAATAGAATTTCGGATACATCAAAAATTGCAAAGCCAGTCCGCCCGAAAATGTATCCATTGATGCTTAATCCCAAATATCCGGGTGGAATAGCTGCTGAAATTCAATTTATTGCGGATAATCTTCAGTATCCGGAAAAGGCTTTGAAAAATAATATTTCAGGAACTGTGGATGTTGATTTTAGAATTATGCAAGATGGTTCGGTAACCGATATTAGAGTTCGCCACGGAATTGGTTTCGGTTGCGATGAAGAAGCGATGCGCGTGATTCAGTTGATGAAAGGTTGGCAAATCGGCGGAAGAATATCTGTGCCATACGGACTTCCTGTAAAGTTTGAGCTTCCGAAAAAATAA
- the rpsA gene encoding 30S ribosomal protein S1, with translation MAEQQTSAVETANNTLENFDWNIVGKKQDSYTKAEREKLEAVYEKTLTSIAENQIVDGTVVSKNSKEVVVNIGFKSDGVVSLSEFRYNPELAIGDKVEVYVESQEDKSGQLILSHKTARSMKSWERVNQALETNEIIKGYVKCRTKGGLIADVFGIEAFLPGSQIDVKPIRDYDIYVGKTMEFKVVKINNEFKNVVVSHKALIEAELELQKKEIISKLEKGQVLEGTVKNITSYGVFIDLGGVDGLVHITDLSWGRINHPEEIVKLDQKINVVILDFDNEKRRIALGLKQLTPHPWDGLDAKLQVGDKVKGKVMVIADYGAFVEISTGVEGLVHVSEMSWSQHLRTAHDFLKVGDVVEAVILTLDREDRKMSLGIKQLMPDPWTDIIAKYPKGSKHSATVRNFTNFGIFVELEEGVDGLVHISDLSWSKKIKHPSEFTKIGDKLDVVVLDIDVENRRLSLGHKQLEENPWDVFETIFTVDSVHKGTIINLMDKGAIVSLPYGVEGFAPSRHLVKLDGTTAKAEETMDFKVLEFSKDSKKIIVSHAKINDETIAAEKSEKKAEKNSEEKEVKKAVKKMKDNVEKSTLGDLDVLSALKTEMEESEKKPNKKSE, from the coding sequence ATGGCAGAACAACAAACAAGCGCAGTAGAAACTGCAAACAACACACTCGAGAATTTTGATTGGAACATTGTCGGTAAAAAACAAGACAGTTACACAAAAGCAGAGCGCGAAAAATTAGAAGCTGTTTACGAAAAAACATTAACATCAATCGCTGAAAACCAGATTGTTGATGGTACTGTGGTAAGCAAAAATTCGAAAGAAGTAGTAGTAAACATTGGTTTTAAATCGGATGGAGTGGTTTCTCTTTCAGAGTTTCGCTACAATCCAGAATTAGCAATTGGTGATAAAGTAGAAGTTTATGTTGAAAGTCAGGAAGATAAAAGTGGGCAGTTAATTCTTTCTCATAAAACAGCACGCTCCATGAAATCGTGGGAACGTGTTAATCAAGCATTGGAAACAAACGAAATCATTAAAGGATATGTAAAATGTCGTACAAAAGGCGGTTTAATTGCTGATGTATTTGGTATTGAAGCCTTTTTGCCGGGTTCACAAATTGATGTGAAACCAATTCGTGATTACGATATTTATGTTGGAAAAACAATGGAATTTAAAGTAGTTAAAATCAATAACGAATTTAAAAACGTAGTGGTTTCGCATAAAGCGCTTATCGAAGCAGAACTTGAATTGCAGAAAAAAGAGATCATTTCCAAATTGGAAAAAGGTCAAGTGTTGGAAGGAACGGTTAAAAACATTACTTCTTACGGTGTGTTTATTGACTTGGGCGGAGTAGATGGTTTGGTTCACATTACCGACCTTTCTTGGGGTAGAATTAATCACCCAGAAGAAATCGTTAAATTGGATCAAAAAATCAATGTGGTTATTTTGGATTTCGATAACGAAAAAAGACGTATTGCATTGGGCTTGAAACAATTGACACCACATCCGTGGGATGGTTTAGATGCTAAATTGCAAGTGGGAGATAAAGTAAAAGGAAAAGTAATGGTGATTGCTGATTACGGCGCTTTTGTTGAAATTTCAACAGGAGTAGAAGGATTGGTACACGTTTCCGAAATGTCTTGGTCGCAACATCTTAGAACAGCGCATGATTTCCTAAAAGTAGGGGATGTTGTAGAAGCTGTTATTTTGACTTTGGATAGAGAAGATCGCAAAATGTCATTAGGTATTAAACAATTGATGCCAGATCCTTGGACAGACATCATTGCAAAATATCCAAAAGGGTCTAAACACTCTGCAACTGTCCGCAATTTTACCAATTTCGGTATTTTTGTAGAATTAGAAGAAGGCGTTGATGGTTTGGTTCATATTTCGGATTTATCTTGGTCTAAAAAAATAAAGCACCCATCTGAATTCACAAAAATTGGTGATAAATTAGATGTTGTTGTGTTGGATATTGATGTTGAAAATCGCAGATTGAGTCTTGGACACAAACAATTGGAAGAAAATCCTTGGGATGTATTCGAAACTATTTTTACGGTGGATTCTGTTCACAAAGGAACCATTATTAACCTGATGGATAAAGGTGCAATCGTTTCTTTACCTTATGGTGTAGAAGGTTTCGCGCCAAGCAGACATTTAGTAAAATTAGATGGAACAACTGCTAAAGCGGAAGAAACAATGGATTTTAAAGTGTTGGAGTTTTCTAAAGACAGCAAAAAAATTATTGTTTCTCATGCTAAAATAAACGATGAAACCATTGCTGCTGAAAAATCAGAAAAGAAAGCTGAGAAAAATTCAGAAGAAAAAGAGGTTAAAAAAGCAGTGAAAAAAATGAAAGACAATGTTGAAAAATCCACATTAGGAGATTTGGACGTACTTTCTGCTTTGAAAACCGAAATGGAAGAATCGGAAAAAAAACCGAATAAAAAATCGGAATAA
- a CDS encoding aminotransferase class I/II-fold pyridoxal phosphate-dependent enzyme: MKDLFEKIKENRGPLGQHSKHAHGYFTFPKLEGEIANRMIFRGKERVIWSLNNYLGLANHPEVRKADTEATEKYGMALPMGARMMSGNSNLHEQLEGELAAFVKKEDSILCNFGYQAMVSGIDCLVDRHDVIVYDSEAHACIMDGMRLHLGKRFVFPHNDIQSLEKQLERATKWVEESKGAILVITEGVFGMSGDQGKLKEIVALKKKFSFRLFVDDAHGLGVLGKTGAGTGEEQGIQDGIDVYFGTFAKSFASIGGFIASEEHVVEYLRYNMRSQIFAKSLPMPIVVGALKRLDLIRTHPEYKENLWKITNALQSGLKKAEFNIGNTQSCVTPVFVEGSIPEATNLIIDLRENSNIFCSIVVYPVVPKGVIMLRLIPTAVHTIEDVNYTIDCFSKAHAKLKAGEYKSDKVATM, encoded by the coding sequence ATGAAAGATTTATTCGAGAAAATAAAAGAAAATAGAGGTCCTTTAGGACAACATTCTAAACACGCACACGGCTATTTTACCTTCCCGAAACTGGAAGGCGAAATTGCGAATCGCATGATTTTTAGAGGAAAAGAACGCGTTATCTGGAGTTTAAATAATTACCTCGGATTGGCAAATCATCCGGAAGTGCGCAAAGCAGATACGGAGGCGACTGAAAAATACGGAATGGCATTGCCAATGGGCGCGCGCATGATGTCTGGGAATTCTAATTTGCACGAACAATTAGAAGGAGAATTGGCTGCATTCGTAAAAAAAGAAGATTCTATTTTGTGTAATTTCGGTTATCAAGCCATGGTTTCAGGTATTGATTGTTTAGTGGATCGTCACGATGTGATTGTTTACGATTCCGAAGCACACGCTTGTATTATGGATGGAATGCGTTTACATCTCGGAAAACGTTTTGTGTTTCCGCACAACGATATTCAAAGTTTAGAAAAACAATTGGAAAGAGCCACTAAATGGGTGGAAGAGTCGAAAGGTGCCATTTTAGTAATTACGGAAGGTGTTTTCGGAATGTCTGGAGATCAAGGTAAACTGAAAGAAATCGTTGCTTTGAAAAAGAAATTTTCATTCCGCCTTTTTGTAGATGATGCACACGGATTAGGCGTTTTAGGGAAAACAGGCGCTGGAACAGGCGAGGAGCAAGGTATTCAGGATGGAATAGATGTATATTTTGGAACCTTCGCAAAATCTTTTGCCTCAATCGGAGGATTTATTGCGAGTGAAGAACATGTAGTGGAATATTTGCGTTACAATATGCGTTCGCAAATTTTCGCGAAATCACTTCCAATGCCTATCGTTGTTGGCGCTTTGAAACGTTTGGATTTAATTCGTACTCACCCTGAATACAAAGAAAATCTTTGGAAAATTACAAATGCCTTGCAATCAGGATTAAAAAAAGCAGAATTCAATATCGGAAATACGCAATCGTGTGTTACGCCTGTATTTGTGGAAGGTAGTATTCCAGAAGCAACTAATTTAATTATTGATTTGCGCGAAAATTCAAATATTTTTTGTTCGATTGTGGTATATCCAGTTGTTCCGAAAGGCGTGATTATGTTGCGTTTGATTCCGACTGCGGTGCATACGATTGAAGATGTAAATTATACTATTGATTGTTTTTCAAAAGCACATGCAAAATTAAAAGCCGGAGAATATAAATCCGATAAAGTAGCTACAATGTAA
- a CDS encoding T9SS type A sorting domain-containing protein has translation MKKEKIISIIVVAFFCFSAKAQQINILPENFTNYVGTAASLPTGWTNTANASYTSAGYSGTSGPNSYKFAATGSLTTPKFSNADSLQFWVKRGSTSDVTSKLIITKSSDNIIWQAFQTISPIPATASTLKFSIDTGAHYLKFSYTKATGNLAFDDFLLKGLAPVSAIFIAIQPTVNSITDNSANINWTTNIAGTSNIHYGFSSNALINTEIGANGITNHNVGISALTANTMYYFRVFSTAGNTDSSDILSFTTANSSITKVEENSLAKNIFSVFPNPAKEQLTLQLNTPSKNYFFDVYNSAGQKMLSGSFFSNSTSKKIDVRNWKKGLYLLIFRDDKTQYIQKFIKD, from the coding sequence ATGAAAAAAGAAAAAATCATTTCAATTATTGTTGTAGCATTTTTTTGCTTTTCAGCGAAAGCACAACAAATAAATATTCTGCCAGAAAATTTTACCAATTATGTAGGAACAGCAGCATCCTTGCCAACCGGCTGGACAAACACGGCAAATGCAAGTTATACTTCGGCAGGATATTCCGGAACAAGTGGTCCGAATTCTTATAAATTTGCAGCTACAGGATCGCTCACAACGCCTAAATTTTCCAATGCCGATTCACTGCAATTTTGGGTAAAGCGCGGTTCTACTTCGGATGTAACAAGTAAATTGATTATCACGAAAAGTTCGGATAATATAATCTGGCAAGCATTTCAAACCATTAGTCCAATTCCAGCAACTGCTTCTACATTGAAATTTTCAATTGATACAGGTGCACATTATTTGAAATTTTCGTACACAAAAGCAACAGGAAATTTAGCTTTTGATGATTTTTTACTGAAAGGGTTAGCTCCTGTAAGTGCCATTTTTATTGCGATTCAGCCTACAGTTAATTCAATTACAGATAATAGTGCGAACATTAATTGGACAACCAATATCGCAGGAACGAGTAATATTCATTACGGATTTTCGTCCAATGCGCTTATCAATACAGAAATTGGAGCGAATGGAATAACGAATCACAACGTTGGTATTTCGGCGCTCACAGCAAACACAATGTATTATTTCAGAGTATTTTCTACCGCAGGAAACACGGATTCTTCCGACATTCTCAGTTTTACAACCGCTAATTCATCCATCACGAAAGTGGAAGAAAACAGTCTCGCAAAAAATATTTTTTCAGTTTTTCCCAATCCTGCAAAAGAACAATTGACTTTGCAATTAAATACGCCTTCGAAAAATTATTTTTTTGACGTGTATAATTCTGCCGGACAAAAAATGCTGAGTGGAAGTTTTTTTTCTAACTCAACATCAAAAAAGATAGATGTGCGTAATTGGAAAAAAGGATTGTATTTATTGATTTTTCGAGATGATAAAACACAATACATTCAAAAATTTATAAAGGACTAA
- a CDS encoding 3-hydroxybutyryl-CoA dehydrogenase, with protein sequence MKNIAVIGSGTMGNGIAHTFAQSGFQVALIDISEVVLNKAIATISKNLDRIVAKGLISESDKDTTLQNIKTFTVLADGVKNADLVIEAATENMEIKLSIFKELDKICAFETILASNTSSISITKIASVTKRADKIIGMHFMNPVPVMKLVEVIRGYSTSDIVTELIMNLSKELHKVPVEVNDYPGFVANKVLMPMINEAIITLFEGVAGVHEIDTVMKLGMAHPMGPLQLADFIGLDVCLSILNVLKDGFGNPKYAPCPLLVNMVMAGHLGVKSGKGFYVYTLGSKELVVAEQFAKN encoded by the coding sequence ATGAAAAACATAGCAGTTATTGGTTCAGGAACAATGGGAAATGGCATTGCGCACACGTTTGCTCAAAGTGGATTTCAAGTTGCGTTGATTGATATTTCGGAAGTTGTCTTGAATAAAGCCATCGCCACGATTTCTAAAAATTTAGATAGAATAGTTGCGAAAGGCCTTATCAGCGAAAGCGATAAAGATACAACGCTCCAAAACATCAAAACGTTTACGGTTTTGGCAGATGGCGTAAAAAATGCGGATTTGGTGATTGAAGCCGCCACGGAAAATATGGAAATTAAACTTTCTATTTTTAAAGAATTAGATAAAATATGCGCGTTCGAAACTATTTTGGCGAGTAATACTTCGTCCATTTCCATCACCAAAATTGCTTCGGTTACCAAGCGTGCGGATAAGATAATCGGGATGCATTTTATGAATCCGGTTCCGGTAATGAAATTGGTAGAAGTAATTAGAGGATATTCTACTTCTGATATAGTTACTGAATTGATAATGAATTTATCAAAAGAATTACATAAAGTACCAGTTGAAGTAAATGACTACCCTGGATTTGTAGCAAATAAAGTGTTAATGCCAATGATCAACGAAGCCATTATTACTCTTTTTGAAGGCGTTGCCGGCGTGCATGAAATTGATACGGTAATGAAATTAGGAATGGCACATCCGATGGGACCACTTCAATTGGCTGATTTTATCGGTTTGGATGTGTGTTTATCCATTTTAAATGTATTAAAAGATGGTTTTGGAAACCCGAAATACGCACCTTGCCCTTTGTTGGTAAATATGGTAATGGCCGGACATTTAGGCGTAAAATCAGGAAAAGGATTTTATGTTTACACGCTTGGTTCTAAGGAATTAGTAGTGGCAGAACAATTCGCTAAAAATTGA
- a CDS encoding DUF3276 family protein, whose product MTEESLENKNSNNAESREEIFSKSVRAGKRTYFFDVKSTKGNDYYLTITESKKRFGEDGKFFYEKHKVFLYKEDFEKFSEGLNEAVAHIKANAPAIVETERTEHYAEKSTSENSFSDVKFEDLEDKH is encoded by the coding sequence ATGACGGAAGAAAGTTTAGAAAACAAGAACTCGAACAACGCGGAATCGCGCGAAGAGATTTTTTCAAAGTCGGTAAGAGCTGGGAAAAGAACGTATTTTTTCGATGTAAAAAGTACCAAAGGAAATGATTATTACTTAACCATTACGGAAAGTAAAAAACGTTTTGGAGAAGATGGAAAATTCTTTTACGAAAAGCACAAAGTCTTTTTATACAAAGAAGATTTCGAGAAATTTTCGGAAGGTTTGAACGAAGCTGTAGCACATATTAAAGCAAATGCTCCCGCTATTGTTGAAACAGAACGCACAGAACATTATGCTGAAAAAAGCACTTCAGAAAATAGTTTTTCGGATGTAAAATTTGAAGACTTGGAAGACAAGCACTAA